Proteins co-encoded in one Brassica oleracea var. oleracea cultivar TO1000 chromosome C4, BOL, whole genome shotgun sequence genomic window:
- the LOC106341735 gene encoding lipid transfer protein EARLI 1-like, giving the protein MASKNSASLIIFLTFNILFFTLTTACGGGCGSIPKPKPKPTPTPSSSGSCPRKTLKLGVCANVLKDLLKIELGTPPVKPCCSLLKGLVDLEAAACLCTALKANVLGIKLNVPVSLSLLLNACGRKTPRGFICA; this is encoded by the coding sequence ATGGCTTCCAAAAACTCAGCCTCCCTTATCATTTTCCTCACATTCAACATCCTCTTTTTCACGCTAACTACTGCTTGTGGCGGTGGCTGCGGTTCCATTCCCAAACCTAAACCTAAGCCCACCCCAACTCCATCCTCCTCAGGAAGCTGCCCTAGAAAAACTCTCAAACTTGGCGTTTGTGCCAATGTCCTAAAGGATCTTCTCAAAATTGAACTGGGCACGCCACCGGTCAAGCCTTGTTGTTCACTCCTTAAGGGTTTGGTTGATCTTGAGGCTGCTGCTTGTCTCTGTACCGCCTTAAAGGCAAATGTTCTAGGAATTAAGCTTAATGTTCCCGTCTCTCTCAGTCTTCTTCTTAATGCTTGTGGCAGGAAGACCCCTCGTGGATTCATATGCGCTTGA
- the LOC106338120 gene encoding glutathione S-transferase T2-like: MLFFFDFEDITTLGQSIFSWKAREGEGVPAPVLESLGVDGSIEVASSMQPSVISVGKRYNFLSPSPSSSYLLLTSFFVSPSSSVIHIYFFFAMDPFSQAGSFQNLLNSQQPNTSFSFVTPSIELSSSDASVFGTQWADDANEKHVVSDRKERRKWSPTEDLIASYVASSPKLSALQKREPSNCKQRWGKINEGVCKFVGCHEAATKAKSSGMNEDDVLKMAHEIFFNDYKLKFTLEHAWLELSHDQKWCGASSTKDKVSSKRRKLDDQTAQSSTSVQGCHGEDEAMTQPIGVKAAKAKGKSKGKTSEEAVELQTMWEIRQNDFVLKEKLNT; the protein is encoded by the exons ATGTTGTTCTTCTTTGACTTTGAGGATATAACTACATTGGGACAGAGCATCTTCTCTTGGAAAGCTCGTGAAGGGGAAGGTGTTCCAGCTCCTGTCCTGGAGAGTTTGGGTGTAGATGGTAGCATTGAAGTTGCATCATCAATGCAGCCGTCTGTCATTTCAGTTGGGAAGAG ATACAACTTCTTATCTCCTTCTCCTTCTTCTTCGTATCTCCTTCTTACATCCTTCTTCGTATCTCCTTCTTCCTCTGTAATTCATATCTACTTCTTCTTCGCTATGGATCCATTTAGTCAAGCTGGTAGTTTTCAAAACCTCTTAAACAGTCAACAACCAAACACCTCTTTCTCCTTTGTCACTCCTAGTATAGAACTCTCTTCATCAGATGCCTCTGTCTTCGGTACACAATGGGCTGACGATGCAAACGAAAAACATGTCGTCTCTGACCGTAAAGAAAGGAGGAAGTGGTCACCAACTGAAGATCTC ATTGCATCATATGTTGCATCAAGCCCAAAGCTTTCTGCTTTGCAAAAGAGGGAGCCAAGTAACTGTAAACAAAGGTGGGGGAAGATCAACGAGGGTGTATGTAAGTTTGTTGGGTGTCATGAAGCTGCAACTAAAGCTAAATCCAGTGGGATGAATGAGGATGATGTTTTGAAGATGGCGCATGAGATATTCTTCAATGACTACAAGCTAAAATTTACACTCGAGCATGCCTGGTTGGAGCTTAGCCATGATCAAAAATGGTGTGGCGCTTCTTCAACCAAAGACAAGGTAAGCTCCAAAAGAAGAAAGCTGGATGACCAGACTGCACAATCATCGACCTCTGTGCAAGGTTGCCATGGAGAAGATGAAGCTATGACTCAGCCGATTGGTGTAAAAGCAGCTAAGGCCAAAGGAAAAAGCAAGGGAAAGACTTCGGAAGAGGCAGTGGAGCTTCAGACCATGTGGGAGATAAGGCAAAATGACTTTGTCTTGAAGGAGAAGCTTAACACTTAA